The following proteins come from a genomic window of Gossypium raimondii isolate GPD5lz chromosome 5, ASM2569854v1, whole genome shotgun sequence:
- the LOC105768242 gene encoding uncharacterized protein LOC105768242, whose product MACPLTHKVVKGELKNGFDDCLTSLNYSNYQGATITIKKDSLPTPFAQNRVVDGLYGGLVYDVGRVKWIILWTTHCKVATKIIPTENHVVWEDIVSILQPYDSSDNLPLSCGGAFAAEAHIHTNGDGSLNPTAQIMWSGCK is encoded by the exons ATGGCTTGTCCTCTAACTCATAAAGTGGTAAAAGGTGAGCTTAAGAATGGTTTTGATGACTGCCTTACGAGcttgaattattcgaattacCAAGGTGCTACGATAACGATTAAAAAAGATTCATTACCCACTCCATTTGCGCAAAATAGGGTAGTCGACGGTCTGTACGGAGGCCTGGTGTATGATGTTGGTAGGGTTAAATGGATTATTCTTTGGACCACTCACTGTAAg GTGGCTACTAAGATCATTCCGACCGAAAACCATGTTGTTTGGGAGGATATAGTGAGCATCCTTCAGCCCTACGATAGCTCTGACAACTTGCCCTTATCATGTGGGGGTGCATTTGCCGCAGAAGCTCATATCCATACAAATGGAGATGGATCTCTAAACCCGACAGCACAAATCATGTGGAGCGGTTGCAAGTAA
- the LOC105768243 gene encoding uncharacterized protein LOC105768243 — MASHIVVKGELKNGSDDCLASLTYSNYQGAPVTIKKDSLPTPFAQNMVVDGLYGGLVYDVVRVKWIILWTTDCKVATKLIPTENHIVWEDIVSILQPYESSDNLPVSCGGAFSAEAHIHANADGSLNLTAQIMWSGCK; from the exons ATGGCTAGTCATATAGTGGTAAAAGGTGAGCTTAAGAATGGTTCTGATGACTGCCTTGCGAGCTTGACTTATTCGAATTACCAAGGTGCTCCGGTAACGATTAAAAAAGATTCATTACCCACTCCATTTGCGCAGAATATGGTAGTCGACGGTCTGTACGGAGGCCTGGTGTATGATGTTGTTAGGGTGAAGTGGATTATTCTTTGGACCACTGATTGTAAG GTGGCTACTAAGCTCATTCCGACCGAAAACCATATTGTTTGGGAGGATATAGTGAGCATCCTTCAGCCCTACGAGAGCTCTGACAACTTGCCCGTATCATGTGGGGGTGCATTTTCCGCAGAAGCTCATATCCATGCAAATGCAGATGGATCTCTAAACCTGACAGCACAAATCATGTGGAGCGGTTGCAAGTAA